The following coding sequences lie in one Proteobacteria bacterium CG1_02_64_396 genomic window:
- a CDS encoding type III-A CRISPR-associated RAMP protein Csm3, which translates to MKLTAIRKFEGQLELVTGLHIGSGNTEMHIGGTDNPVLKNPVTLEPYIPGSSLKGKIRSLLEWKLGVVGQTEGKPLGFRDVGRVPDADQEEAKTLLKLFGGAPEGSSQDMKLVEEIGPTRLAFWDCALSRDWVAEMNRRNLLLTETKMENMIDRIRGVAEHPRNTERVPAGATFDFALTVRVHNKEELLPMVYEGLKLLELTGLGGSGSRGYGKVRFTRLKLDGSDVLGEVAKVNLAAAK; encoded by the coding sequence ATGAAACTCACCGCCATTCGCAAATTTGAAGGTCAACTCGAATTGGTCACCGGGCTGCACATCGGCTCGGGCAACACCGAAATGCACATCGGCGGCACCGACAACCCGGTGCTGAAAAACCCCGTCACCCTGGAGCCCTACATTCCCGGATCCAGCCTGAAGGGGAAAATCCGCAGCCTGCTGGAGTGGAAGTTGGGGGTGGTGGGGCAAACCGAGGGCAAACCGCTGGGTTTCCGCGACGTCGGCCGTGTGCCAGACGCCGACCAAGAGGAGGCCAAAACCCTGCTCAAACTCTTTGGCGGGGCGCCGGAGGGCTCCAGTCAAGACATGAAGCTGGTCGAGGAGATCGGTCCCACCCGTTTGGCCTTTTGGGATTGCGCGCTGAGCCGCGATTGGGTGGCCGAAATGAACCGGCGCAACCTGCTGCTGACCGAAACCAAGATGGAAAACATGATCGACCGCATCCGGGGGGTGGCCGAACACCCGCGCAACACCGAGCGGGTTCCGGCGGGGGCAACCTTCGACTTTGCCCTGACCGTGCGCGTCCATAACAAGGAAGAACTTTTGCCTATGGTCTACGAGGGGCTGAAGTTGCTGGAACTCACCGGCCTGGGGGGCTCGGGTTCGCGGGGATACGGCAAGGTGCGGTTTACCCGGTTGAAACTTGACGGCAGCGACGTGTTGGGCGAAGTGGCCAAGGTCAACCTTGCTGCGGCCAAGTGA
- a CDS encoding type III-A CRISPR-associated protein Cas10/Csm1, which produces MSNLLDASSRVALAALLHDLGKFTERARIADNATQDEANRDQYCPRTLDGRLTHVHAAFTGLAFDQVVPPELRTNANLAPFAAWGGKGADDSLINAAARHHRPETLLQWIIASADRLASGFEREEFQTYNTTPDEAPSRKLSHYTTRQETLLERIRLNNRPETSTWRYPLAPLCPNTLFPVPAQTCENDTKTTAQERYRALWEGFRQGLDLIPASHRKNLPLWLDHLDSLWLTFTHAIPSATSGIGGKVRPDVSLYDHSRTTAALAVALWRYHTDLENEPVGVRQQLQAQWDWKRESDDLGQEAWNTPKFLLVQGDFTGIQNFIFSQGSQTQKRAAKLLRGRSFYVSLLSELAALKVLESLELPASSQVVNAAGKFLIVAPNTSETIDRLHTVQAELDTWFLAHTYGQSGIGLAWLPAAASDFRQTAQGENPFQVLMKRLFQQLDEIKLQRLNLCGNTAPASPVFDGFLDRFEHGECRIDGHSPATVEHGGLWMTPLAADQIDTGKWLATCQRVLVTRNNLNHKTLRLPLFGYWVSFTAGQEETGKFGAQAQSGDLVRAWDFSLPVAADDPLWNGYARRAINAYIPRFGAINAWEADRYHGLENPEDFDPHPDEIKTLNHLARDDRRPDPEKPDRWIGAEALMVLKGDVDNLGLIFQKGLETPTFAKMAALSRQMNAFFAVYLPWLCAQEFPNTYTVFAGGDDFFLIGPWHSTLKLAQTMQQEFQRYVAQNPDIHFSAGLAMTKPGLPIRQLADLAEKALDDAKKVPGKNAVTCFGQSVSWGDFNLLMARAQGLDRVAQEHALSTGYLYGLLHLTDMAGKVEERPENALWHSRFAYRTRRLIETQFKQIENRDEREAARRRLQAELAHEIAEAGIKKHTHAYKIALFTHLYQQRD; this is translated from the coding sequence ATGAGCAATCTGCTGGATGCCTCCAGCCGGGTGGCGCTGGCCGCCTTGCTGCACGATCTGGGCAAATTCACCGAACGTGCCCGGATTGCCGACAACGCCACGCAGGACGAGGCCAACCGGGATCAATACTGCCCCCGCACCCTTGATGGGCGGCTGACCCATGTTCATGCCGCCTTCACGGGGCTGGCGTTCGATCAGGTGGTCCCCCCCGAACTGCGCACCAACGCCAACCTGGCCCCTTTTGCCGCCTGGGGGGGCAAGGGGGCCGACGACTCGCTGATCAACGCCGCCGCCCGCCACCACCGCCCCGAAACCCTGCTGCAATGGATCATTGCCAGCGCCGACCGCTTGGCCTCGGGATTCGAACGGGAGGAGTTTCAAACCTACAACACCACCCCCGACGAAGCCCCCAGCCGCAAACTCAGCCACTACACCACCCGCCAAGAAACGCTGCTGGAGCGCATCCGCCTGAACAACCGCCCCGAAACCAGCACGTGGCGCTACCCCCTTGCCCCCCTCTGCCCCAACACCCTGTTCCCGGTGCCCGCCCAAACTTGCGAAAACGACACCAAAACCACCGCGCAGGAGAGGTATCGGGCGTTGTGGGAGGGGTTTCGACAGGGGTTGGACCTCATTCCCGCAAGCCACCGGAAAAACCTACCCCTGTGGCTGGACCACCTCGACAGCCTGTGGCTGACCTTCACCCACGCCATCCCTTCGGCTACCTCCGGGATCGGCGGCAAAGTCCGTCCCGACGTGTCGCTGTACGACCATTCCCGGACCACAGCGGCCCTGGCGGTGGCGTTGTGGCGCTACCACACCGACTTGGAGAACGAGCCCGTTGGGGTGCGTCAACAGTTGCAAGCGCAGTGGGATTGGAAACGGGAGTCCGACGATTTGGGGCAAGAGGCCTGGAACACACCGAAGTTTTTGCTGGTGCAAGGCGACTTTACCGGCATTCAGAACTTCATTTTTTCGCAGGGCAGCCAAACCCAAAAGCGGGCCGCCAAACTGCTGCGGGGGCGTTCGTTTTACGTATCGCTGCTGAGCGAACTGGCGGCCCTGAAGGTGCTGGAGTCCCTGGAGCTACCTGCCAGCAGTCAGGTGGTGAACGCGGCGGGCAAGTTCTTGATCGTCGCCCCAAACACCTCTGAAACCATCGACCGACTGCACACCGTGCAAGCCGAACTCGACACCTGGTTTCTGGCACACACCTACGGCCAATCGGGCATCGGGCTGGCTTGGCTTCCCGCCGCCGCCAGCGATTTCCGGCAAACGGCGCAAGGGGAAAACCCCTTTCAAGTGCTGATGAAACGGCTGTTCCAGCAACTGGACGAGATCAAGCTGCAACGGCTGAACCTGTGTGGCAACACCGCCCCCGCCTCCCCGGTCTTCGACGGTTTTCTGGATCGTTTCGAACACGGCGAATGCCGAATCGACGGCCACTCCCCCGCCACGGTGGAACACGGTGGCCTCTGGATGACCCCCCTGGCCGCCGACCAGATCGACACCGGCAAGTGGCTGGCCACCTGCCAGCGGGTGCTGGTGACCCGCAACAACCTAAACCACAAGACCCTGCGCCTGCCCCTCTTTGGTTATTGGGTCAGCTTCACCGCCGGGCAGGAGGAGACCGGCAAATTCGGCGCCCAGGCGCAATCGGGCGATTTGGTGCGGGCTTGGGATTTTTCCCTGCCCGTAGCGGCGGATGATCCCCTATGGAATGGCTACGCCCGCCGCGCCATCAACGCCTACATCCCCCGTTTTGGCGCCATCAACGCCTGGGAGGCCGACCGCTACCACGGCCTGGAAAACCCCGAAGACTTCGACCCCCACCCCGACGAAATCAAAACCTTGAACCACCTGGCCCGGGACGACCGCCGACCCGATCCCGAAAAACCAGATCGCTGGATCGGCGCCGAGGCGTTGATGGTGTTGAAGGGGGATGTGGACAACCTGGGGCTGATTTTCCAGAAGGGGCTGGAAACCCCCACCTTTGCCAAGATGGCGGCGCTGTCGCGGCAGATGAACGCCTTCTTCGCCGTTTATTTGCCTTGGCTGTGCGCCCAGGAATTCCCCAACACCTACACCGTTTTTGCCGGGGGGGACGACTTTTTTTTGATCGGGCCGTGGCATTCCACCCTGAAGCTGGCCCAGACAATGCAGCAGGAATTCCAACGTTACGTGGCGCAGAACCCCGACATTCATTTTTCTGCCGGGCTGGCCATGACCAAACCGGGGCTGCCGATCCGGCAGTTGGCGGATCTGGCCGAAAAAGCTTTGGACGACGCCAAAAAGGTGCCCGGCAAAAACGCCGTCACCTGTTTTGGGCAATCGGTTTCCTGGGGCGACTTCAACCTGCTGATGGCGCGGGCTCAAGGGCTGGATCGGGTGGCCCAGGAGCACGCTCTATCTACCGGGTACCTCTATGGCTTGCTGCACCTGACCGACATGGCGGGCAAGGTGGAGGAGCGCCCCGAAAACGCCCTGTGGCATTCCCGTTTTGCCTACCGCACCCGGCGGCTGATCGAAACCCAGTTCAAACAGATTGAAAACCGCGACGAACGGGAGGCGGCCCGACGGCGTTTGCAGGCCGAACTTGCCCACGAAATTGCCGAGGCGGGCATCAAGAAGCACACACATGCCTACAAAATTGCCCTGTTCACCCACCTGTACCAACAACGCGACTAA
- a CDS encoding type III-A CRISPR-associated protein Csm2, giving the protein MNHPSSPRTHGSSSGGQRPPYSGGAPAPSGSWGHIRFTKPLDAELFNGRAQDAAKKVAEDRNRNKPTQLRRFYDELVLWETRTTQQPGKFDEYLPFIRMLNAKAAYAEGRKLVDRNFVDLLAHTLKEVQSAETLTTCKLFWEAFMGFYKQERGND; this is encoded by the coding sequence ATGAACCACCCTTCATCCCCGCGCACGCACGGTTCCTCATCCGGGGGGCAACGACCTCCGTACTCGGGGGGCGCACCTGCACCATCCGGTTCCTGGGGGCACATCCGCTTTACCAAACCCCTGGATGCCGAACTGTTCAACGGTCGGGCACAAGATGCCGCCAAGAAGGTGGCGGAGGATCGCAACCGCAACAAACCCACCCAATTGCGCCGCTTTTACGACGAACTGGTGTTGTGGGAAACCCGTACCACCCAGCAACCGGGCAAATTCGACGAATACCTCCCCTTCATCCGGATGCTCAACGCCAAGGCCGCTTATGCCGAGGGGCGCAAGCTTGTCGACCGCAACTTCGTCGATCTGCTGGCACACACTCTGAAAGAGGTCCAAAGCGCCGAAACCCTGACCACCTGCAAACTGTTCTGGGAGGCCTTCATGGGCTTCTACAAGCAGGAACGCGGCAACGACTAA